In a genomic window of Candidatus Methylomirabilota bacterium:
- a CDS encoding DUF4149 domain-containing protein — protein sequence MRPTHRALVIFLAAGVGTWLGAMVFLSFAVAPTAFAILESRHQAGDLVATTLNILYLAGYILGPTFVFVSVATRPLARPLLWGLRTILLILMTASTLISREMVGSKLLSLRQAMGTMIEKVPADDPMRLLFQQWHQISVLLMLFNIVAATVVLFLLYFEGFREARG from the coding sequence GCTGCGGGAGTCGGAACCTGGCTTGGGGCGATGGTCTTTCTCAGCTTCGCGGTAGCGCCTACTGCCTTTGCCATCCTCGAAAGTCGCCATCAGGCCGGCGACCTGGTGGCTACAACCCTGAACATTCTATACCTGGCGGGGTATATCCTCGGTCCGACCTTTGTGTTTGTCAGTGTCGCGACTCGACCCCTTGCACGGCCGCTCCTGTGGGGGCTTCGGACGATTCTGCTCATCCTGATGACCGCGTCAACACTCATTTCTCGGGAGATGGTGGGATCAAAGCTGTTAAGCCTCCGCCAAGCCATGGGAACAATGATCGAGAAAGTCCCTGCTGACGACCCGATGCGGCTCCTGTTTCAGCAGTGGCATCAAATATCCGTTCTCCTCATGCTTTTCAACATCGTGGCCGCCACCGTTGTTCTGTTCCTGCTCTACTTTGAAGGATTTAGAGAAGCTCGGGGCTAG